A window from Fibrobacter sp. UWB11 encodes these proteins:
- a CDS encoding NADH-quinone oxidoreductase subunit D: MIVLDPNGEKLNLMPLNVGPSHPATHGCLRFLAAMDGETIVASVEEIGYLHRGFEKMVERGTWQQVVPYTDRLNYCSAIMNNIAFCRTVENMFGVEIPERTKVLRVIVNELSRINDHFVCVAAAFQDLGGTTPFMYAFNPREEIMCIWEKLTGARLTNSFARIGGLYRDSYEGFEQDVLAALNSTEKALKDLHACLDRNRIFLDRTVGIGKISAEKAISYGWTGPCLRASGVASDLRKDEPYYDYETYDWEVVVGTQGDCNDRLQVRLAEIEESVKIVRQALKRLAPGPVDIVDPRIRVPAHKLAYQDMEGLIGRFKSVYEGIRVPEGEYYSGSECANGELGFTIISDGSGHPYRIKVRPPCLTQFAAFHELVEGGLLADSMAVLSGLNIIAGELDR; encoded by the coding sequence ATGATCGTACTTGATCCGAATGGCGAAAAGCTGAATTTGATGCCTCTGAACGTAGGTCCTAGCCACCCGGCGACTCACGGATGCTTGCGCTTCTTGGCTGCAATGGATGGCGAAACCATCGTCGCTTCTGTCGAAGAAATCGGCTACCTCCACCGCGGGTTCGAAAAGATGGTCGAACGCGGCACATGGCAGCAAGTGGTTCCTTATACCGACCGTCTCAACTACTGTTCCGCAATCATGAACAACATTGCGTTCTGCCGTACCGTTGAAAACATGTTCGGTGTCGAAATTCCGGAACGTACTAAGGTTCTCCGCGTGATTGTGAACGAACTTAGCCGTATCAACGACCACTTTGTGTGCGTTGCTGCTGCGTTCCAGGACTTGGGCGGTACGACTCCGTTCATGTACGCTTTTAACCCGCGTGAAGAAATCATGTGCATCTGGGAAAAGCTCACAGGTGCTCGCCTTACGAACAGCTTTGCTCGCATTGGCGGCCTCTACCGCGATAGCTACGAAGGTTTTGAACAGGACGTTCTTGCTGCCCTCAATTCTACCGAAAAGGCTTTGAAGGACTTGCACGCCTGCTTGGACAGAAACCGCATCTTCCTCGACCGTACGGTGGGCATCGGCAAGATTTCTGCAGAAAAGGCAATCAGCTACGGCTGGACCGGCCCGTGCCTCCGCGCCTCCGGTGTTGCCTCTGACCTCCGCAAGGACGAACCGTACTACGATTACGAAACCTACGACTGGGAAGTCGTGGTTGGCACTCAGGGCGACTGCAACGACCGTTTGCAGGTTCGCTTGGCCGAAATCGAAGAATCCGTGAAGATTGTGCGCCAGGCTTTGAAGCGCCTTGCACCGGGCCCGGTCGATATCGTCGACCCGCGCATCCGCGTGCCGGCTCACAAGCTCGCTTACCAGGATATGGAAGGCCTTATCGGTCGCTTCAAGAGCGTTTACGAAGGCATTCGCGTACCGGAAGGCGAATACTACTCTGGTTCTGAATGTGCTAACGGTGAACTTGGTTTCACGATTATTTCTGACGGCTCTGGCCATCCGTACCGCATCAAGGTGCGTCCGCCTTGCCTTACGCAGTTTGCTGCATTCCATGAACTCGTCGAAGGCGGTCTCTTGGCTGACTCCATGGCCGTGCTTTCGGGTCTCAACATTATTGCTGGAGAACTTGACCGATGA
- a CDS encoding NADH-quinone oxidoreductase subunit C: MTVEEIFAVLEERYGATREKQDKWGVTAVISASYLHNAVQFLKSEAGIKFEMLVDIAGIDYLTYPNHEGPRFAVAYAFKSMSKPGSRIRLKVLVSEEDLNVPTITDLYANANWYEREVYDQFGIVFKGHPDLRRLLNHVEFVGHPLRKDYPAQKRQWLSTNDFLLPQLEKRLEELGYKVVQRSKEVETNDNEFLEGSIKE; this comes from the coding sequence ATGACTGTTGAAGAAATCTTCGCCGTCCTTGAAGAAAGGTATGGCGCAACGCGCGAAAAACAGGACAAGTGGGGCGTGACTGCTGTTATTTCTGCCTCCTATCTGCACAATGCAGTCCAGTTCCTCAAGAGCGAAGCCGGCATCAAGTTCGAAATGCTCGTGGACATTGCCGGTATCGACTATCTGACTTACCCGAACCACGAAGGTCCGCGCTTTGCTGTCGCTTATGCATTCAAGAGCATGTCCAAGCCGGGTAGCCGCATCCGTCTGAAGGTGCTGGTTTCCGAAGAAGACTTGAATGTTCCGACAATTACCGACCTTTATGCTAACGCTAACTGGTACGAACGCGAAGTTTACGACCAGTTCGGTATTGTGTTCAAGGGCCATCCGGACCTCCGCCGCCTGTTGAACCACGTTGAATTTGTTGGCCATCCGCTCCGCAAGGATTACCCTGCCCAGAAGCGCCAGTGGCTTTCTACAAACGATTTCTTGCTTCCACAGTTGGAAAAGCGCCTCGAAGAACTTGGCTACAAGGTCGTGCAGCGCTCTAAGGAAGTGGAAACGAACGACAACGAATTTTTGGAAGGGAGTATCAAGGAATGA
- a CDS encoding NADH-quinone oxidoreductase subunit B, whose translation MGNEAEKPNIITSSLDFLVNWGRSNSLWPFPYGTACCAIEFMSTEVGRYDLSRIGSEYVRFTPRQSDVLLVAGTITYKQAPILKRIYEQMAEPRWVIAMGACASSGGFYDCYCTVPGIDHIIPVDVYIGGCPPRPEAFFDAMFDLQKKVKDESFMKQRAESVKDQLEMIKAKTAEAKREAAATVHEKVVDIKDFMKEKEQNLVKKAQFWKE comes from the coding sequence CTCGCTTGACTTTTTGGTCAATTGGGGGCGATCTAACTCCTTGTGGCCGTTCCCTTACGGTACGGCTTGTTGTGCAATCGAATTCATGAGTACGGAAGTAGGTCGTTATGACCTTTCTCGTATCGGTTCTGAATACGTGCGTTTTACGCCGCGTCAGTCCGATGTGCTGCTTGTTGCAGGTACGATTACTTACAAACAGGCTCCGATTTTAAAGCGCATCTACGAACAGATGGCTGAACCCCGTTGGGTGATTGCTATGGGCGCATGCGCAAGCTCTGGCGGTTTCTATGACTGCTACTGCACGGTTCCCGGTATCGACCACATTATCCCGGTGGATGTCTATATCGGCGGATGCCCTCCGCGTCCGGAAGCCTTCTTCGATGCCATGTTTGACTTGCAGAAGAAGGTCAAGGATGAATCCTTCATGAAACAGCGTGCCGAAAGCGTCAAGGATCAGCTTGAAATGATCAAGGCTAAGACCGCCGAAGCCAAGCGTGAAGCTGCCGCTACTGTTCACGAAAAAGTCGTGGATATCAAGGACTTCATGAAAGAGAAAGAACAGAATCTTGTAAAGAAAGCCCAATTCTGGAAGGAGTAG